DNA from Comamonas serinivorans:
CATGCCCAGTCCGCCATGGCGCCATCCGAACCCAGCAGCACGCTCGCCTCCAGGCGGCGTTGGCCCACCTGCAGCCAGTCGGGGCCATAGGCTTGGATCATGGAGGCGTCGGGGGAGTTGGCCTGGAACTTCATGGTGAGGGATACATGGGGCAGCTGCGCGATCGGCAGGCTGGGAACTCTTGATTTTGTAGCAATGCTAGCAGTTGCCGTCATGCGGGGTACGCCTGGCCGCAGGTGGGCGCGTTGCGCTTGCGGTTTCCGGTGGATGCGCCCGGGCTCGAGCCCAGGCCTGGGACGTCTGAACGGGGCGCAGGTCCGCCCGTTTGCACCGCTTGATCTGCACGCTGGCCACCTCCAGGCGGCCGCGCGGCGCGCGTTGAGGCTGTGCATTGCACGCCCATGGGCGGGTGGTGGGGCGGCGCCATGGCAAAATTCCTCGTTTCAACCTTGCTGCCCGCCGGAGGGCCCTGTGAAACAGATCAAGAAGTCGACCAAACTCGCCCATGTGTTGTATGACATTCGGGGTCCCATCATGGACGCGGCGCGTCAGATGGAAGAGGACGGCCAGCAGATCATCAAGCTCAACATCGGCAACCTGGCGCCCTTTGGCTTTGATGCGCCCGAGGAAATCCAGCAGGACATGATCCGCAACCTGCCGAACTCGGCCGGGTATTCGGACAGCAAAGGCATCTTCGCGGCCCGCAAGGCCGTGGTGCACTACACGCAGCAGCAGGGCATCAAGGGCGTCCAGCTCGACGACGTCTACCTGGGCAACGGCGCCAGCGACCTGATCGTCATGGCCACGCAGGCGCTGCTCAACGAGGGCGACGAGCTGCTGCTGCCGGCGCCTGACTACCCGTTGTGGACGGCGGCGACCAGCCTGTCCGGCGGCACGCCCGTGCACTACAACTGCGACGAAGACAACGGCTGGATGCCCAGCCTGGACGACATCCGCAGCAAGGTCACGCCCCACACGCGCGGCATCGTCGTCATCAACCCCAACAACCCCACGGGCGCGCTGTATTCGGACGAGCTGCTCAAGGGCATCGTCGCCATCGCCCGCGAGCACAACCTGGTCATCCTGGCCGACGAGGTCTACGACAAGGTGCTGTTCGACGACGTGAAGCACACGGCGCTGGCCAGCCTGTCCAGCGACGTGCTCACGCTGACCTTCAACTCGCTCTCCAAGTCGTACCGCTCGTGCGGCTACCGCGCCGGCTGGATGGTCGTGACCGGTGACAAGGAGGCCGCGGCCGACTACATCGAAGGCCTGAACATGCTCGCCAACATGCGCCTGTGCGCCAACGTGCCGGGGCAATGGGCCATCCAGACGGCCCTGGGCGGCTACCAGAGCATCAACGACCTGGTGTGCGAAGGCGGTCGCCTGCGCCGCCAGCGCGACCTTGCCTACGAGCTCATCTCGCAGATCCCGGGCGTCACCTGCGTCAAACCGCAGGCTGCGCTCTACATGTTCCCCAAGCTCGACCCGCAGATCTACCCGATCGACGACGACCGCCAGTTCTTCCTTGACGTGCTCAAGGCCACGCGGGTGATGCTGGTGCAGGGCTCGGGCTTCAACTACCCCGGCAACCACCATTTCCGCATCGTCTTCCTGCCGCACGAGGACATGCTGCGCGAAGCCATTCGCCGCCTGGCCGACTTCCTGGCGAAGTACCGCGAGAAGGCGGCCGCGCGCGCCGGCCAGCCTGTGGCGCCTGAGGCCAAGGCCACGGCCAGCGCCAAGGTGGCCGAGCTGCCCCGACGCGCCTGAAGCGTGCTTGGGGGTATGCCGATGTTGCCGTTCAGGATGAAACGGCAACCGGCCCATACTCCTTTGATTTTCTTTTCCCATCGATCGGCGGCCGCGTGCCGCCGACACCTTGTTTGAGACTTGCTGACATGAAACCACTGAAAGTTGGACTGCTGGGCCTGGGCACCGTGGGCGGGGGCACCTTCACCGTTCTCCACCGCAACGCCGAAGAAATTCGTCGTCGTGCCGGCCGGTCCATTGAAGTGGCCATGGTGGCCGACCTGGACGTCGACAAGGCCAAGCAGCTCGTGGGCGACACTGGTGCGCGCATCGTGCCCGACGCCCGCGAGGTCATCGCCAACCCCGAGATCGACGTGGTGGTCGAGCTGATCGGCGGCTACGGCATCGCCAAGACGCTGGTGCTGGAGGCCATCGCCGCCGGCAAGCACGTGGTGACGGCCAACAAAGCCTTGTTGGCCGTGCACGGCACCGAGATCTTCAAGGCCGCGGCCGACAAGGGCGTGATCGTGGCCTTCGAGGCGGCCGTGGCCGGCGGCATCCCCATCATCAAGGCGTTGCGCGAAGGCCTGACCGCCAACCAGATCCAGTGGGTGGCCGGCATCATCAACGGCACGACCAACTTCATCCTGTCCGAGATGCGCGACAAGGGCCTGGACTTTGACGTCGTCCTGAAGGAAGCCCAGCGCCTGGGCTATGCGGAAGCCGATCCCACCTTCGACATCGAAGGCGTGGACGCCGCGCACAAGGTCACGCTGATGAGCGCCATCGCCTTCGGCATCCCGGTGCAGTTCGACAAGGCCTACGTCGAGGGCATCACCAAGCTGTCGTCGGTCGACATCACCTACGCCGAGCAACTGGGCTACCGCATCAAGCTGCTGGGCATCACCAAGCGCGCCGACAAAGGCGTGGAGCTGCGCGTGCACCCCTCGCTGGTGCCGGCCAAGCGCCTGATCGCCAACGTCGAAGGCGCGATGAACGCCGTCGTCGTGCAGGCCGATGCCGTGGGCGCGACGCTGTACTACGGCAAGGGCGCGGGGGCCGAGCCCACGGCCAGCGCCGTGATCGCCGACTTGGTCGACATCGCGCGCCTGCATGACGCCGATCCGCAGCACCGCGTGCCGCCGCTGGCCTTCCAGACCAGCACCCTGCGCGATGCCGGCCAGGAGCTGCCGGTGCTGCCCATGAGCGACATCGTCACCAGCTACTACCTGCGCATCCGCGTGGCCGACGAAGCCGGCGTGCTGGCCAAGATCACCGGCCTGTTGGCCGGCGCCGGCATCAGCATCGACGCCGTGCTGCAGCGCGAGGCCGACGAAGTCGGCGGCGAGGGCTCGCTGCAGACCGACCTCATCATCCTGACGCACGACACGCGCGAGGGCGACATGGACAAGGCGCTGGCCGAAATCCAGGGCCTGCCCACGGTGTTGGCCCCCATCACGCGCATCCGCAAGGAAGAGTTGAACTGATTGAATGGGGTATGCGCCGCTTCTCGTTGAAAGATGAACGGGAATTCGGGTGTACTCCTGCTGATCAGCAGATTGTGCCCGCATCATGGGGCGCAGTCTTCCTCCGATGCGAGCGCCGTGTCAGGCGCCTGCGTGCCGGCACCCGTCCGGGGGCAGGTGCCTGATGAGGCGCTGGCCTGGCCCGTGCGGGCGCACGCAGGGCAGGGCGTGTGGGCTCCGATGCATCCCTTGCAACGCGGTTGAACTGCCCAGTCTCTGCGGGTGACGGCGCATCCGCTGACCTCGTGGACCACGCTCAGGTCCCGTCGCCGGTCTTTGCGGCCTGTCTGGCCACCGCGGCGATCGATTCGTCACCGGGCTGGTCCCGTCAGCGGCCCCGACCGCCTGTCCTGTACCGGTCACGTGGCCGGTCACCCGACTGGCCTTCGTGCCCACAGCCCGGCGAAGCCGGTACAAACTGCGCGAAAATCACGCGTTTACCGCTGCATGCCCCTTGCGTCATGCGCGTGCGTCAGCCGGCGCCATGGCGCCGCTCCTTCCTTGGTGACCCCATGCTTTACCTCTCCACGCGCGGCCACGCCGAGCGCAAACACTTCTGCGACATCCTGCTCGAAGGCCTGGCGCCCGATGGTGGCCTGTACCTGCCCGAGCACTACCCGCGGTTTGACGACGCCAGGCTGACCCAGCTGCGCGAGCTGCACGCCCGCGAGGGCTACGCCGCGCTGGCCCACGCCTTGCTCAGCGAGTACATCGACGACATCCCGTCCGACGACCTGCTGGCCATCTGCCGCAAGACCTACACGCGCGAGGTGTTCGGCACCGACGCCATCGTGCCGCTGAAGGCGCTCGAGCCCGGCCTCTACCTCGAAGCCCTGTCCAACGGCCCCACGCTGGCCTTCAAGGACATGGCCATGCAGCTGCTGGGCAACCTGTTCGAGTACGAGCTGGGCCGCCGCCAGGCCGAGCTCAACATCCTGGGCGCGACCAGTGGCGACACGGGCAGCGCGGCCGAATACGCTATGCGCGGCAAGCGCGGCATCCGCGTGTTCATGCTGAGCCCGCACGGCCGCATGAGCCCGTTCCAGCAGGCGCAGATGTTCAGCCTGCAGGACCCCAACATCCACAACATCGCCGTCGAAGGCGTGTTCGACGATTGCCAGGACATCGTCAAGGCCGTCAGCAACGACCACGCCTTCAAGGCCCGGTACAAGATCGGCACCGTCAACTCCATCAACTGGGCGCGTCTGCTGGCCCAGGTGGTGTATTACTTCGCCGGCTACTTTCAGGCCACGCGCGAGAACACCGAGCGCGTCAGCTTCACCGTGCCCAGCGGCAACTTCGGCAACGTCTGTGCCGGCCACGTGGCGCGGCAGATGGGCCTGCCCATCGAACAGCTGGTGGTGGCGACGAACGAGAACGACGTGCTCGACGAGTTCTTCCGCACCGGCGTCTACCAGGTGCGTGATTCGGCCAACACCTGGGAGACGTCCAGCCCGTCGATGGACATCTCCAAGGCCAGCAACTTCGAGCGCTTCGTGTTCGACCTGCTGGGCCGCAACGGCGATGAGCTGCGCGGCCTGTTCGGCGAGCAGCTGGGCCGCACCGGGCGGTTTGACCTGAGCGGCGACGCCCGCTTTGCCGATGCCGCCGCACGCTACGGTTTTGTGAGCGGCAAGAGCACACACGCCAACCGGCTCGACACCATCCGCGCCGTGCACGGCCAGTTCGGCGTGACCATCGACACGCACACGGCCGACGGCGTGAAGGTGGCGCGCGAGCAGGCCAAGCCCGGCGTGCCCATGATCGTGCTCGAGACGGCGCTGCCGATCAAATTTGCCGCCACCATCACCGAGGCGCTGGGCCACGAACCCGATCGCCCGGCGCAGTTCAACGGCATCGAAGACCTGCCCAAGCGCGTGGTCGTGCTGCCGGCGGATGCCGAAGCGGTCAAGCAGCTGATCGAGGCTGAATGCCGCTGATGGCGGGGTATGCGGCATTTGCCGTTGGTATGAAAACGGCAACTGCTGCATATCCGTTGATTCAATGCTTGCCCTGACCGCAGCACCATGAGGCCCAGCAAGCTCATCTTCCTGCCGGGCGCCGCCGGCCGGTCCGATTACTGGGACACCGTGGCGGCCGCCCTGCAGCACCCGGCCCGGCGCTGCAGCCTGGGCTGGCCGGGCTTTGCCGACGTGCCGGCGCGGGACGATGTGCAGGGCTTTGACGACCTGGTGCGCCTGGTGCAGGCGGAGATCGACCAGCCCTGCGCGCTGATCGCCCAGTCCATGGGCGGCGCCGTGGCCTTGAGCGCCGTGTTGCAGCGCGCGCCTGCGGCGCGGGCCCAGGTCACGCACCTGGTGCTGGCCGTCACCTCGGGCGGCGTGGACCTGAGCGGCGTGGGTGCGCAGGATTGGCGCGCCGCCTTCCTGGCCGAGCGGCCCCGGGTGCCACGCTGGTTCACCGACCTGCGCCTGGATGTGAGTGCGCAGCTGCCCGAGCTGCGGCAAGCCTGTCTGCTGATCTGGGGCGACAGCGATCCCATCAGCCCGGTCGCCGTCGGCGAGCGCCTGCAGGCCGGCCTGGCGCAGGCGCGGCTGGTCGTGCTGCCGGGCGCCGGCCACGACCTGGTCCTGACCCACGCCACCGATGTGGCGCGGCTGATCGACGAGCACCTCAGCTTTTCCCCCCACGAACTGCCATGACCCCCTGGACCGAACTGGACGTTGCCCTGGCCCACCTGCTGGCCCAGGCCCAGCCGCTGACCCGCACCGAGGTGGTGCCCTGCGAGGCCGCGGCGGGCCGGGTGCTGGCGCAGGCGGTGGTGTCGGCGCTGGACGTGCCGCCGGCCGACAACTCGGCCATGGATGGCTATGCCGTGCGACTGGCTGATTGGGCGTTGCCCTCGGCCGGCAGCCCGTTGCCTGCGCTGCCGGTGTCGCAGCGCGTGGCCGCGGGCGAGGTGCCCCAGCCCCTGCAGCCCGGCACGCTGGCGCGCATCTTCACCGGGGCCACGCTGCCGCCCGGCGCCGATGCCGTGCAGATGCAGGAGCTGGCCGAGCCCCAGGCCGACGGCACCGTGCGCCTGCTCAGCCTGCCGCGGCCCGGCGAGTGGATCCGGCGCCAGGGCGAGGACATCGCCACCGGCGCCACCGTGTTGCCGGTCGGCCGCCGCCTGAGCGCATTCGACCTGGGCCTGGCGGCCTCGGTCGGCGTGCCGGCCCTGCAGGTCGTCGCGCGCCCGCGCGTGGCCGTGCTGTGTTCGGGCAACGAGCTGGTGGCGCCAGGCGCCGTGGCGCCGCAGGCCTTGCCCGCGGGCCAGATCTTCAACAGCAACCGCCCGGTGCTGCTGGCGCTGCTGCGGGCCCTGGGCTGTGCGGTGAGCGACCTGGGCGTGGCGCCCGACGACCTGGCGCAGACGCAGGCCTTGCTGGCCGAGGCGGCCCGCGACCACGACCTGGTGCTGGCCAGCGGCGGCATGTCGGTGGGCGAGGAAGACCACATGAAAGCCGCGGTGCAGGCGCTGGGCGAGCTGGCACTGTGGCAGATCGCCATGAAGCCCGGCAAGCCGTTTGCGTTCGGCCGGCTGCGGCGCGGTGCCCGGGCCGGGCAGGCCTGGTTCATCGGCCTGCCGGGCAACCCGGTGTCGAGCAGCGTGTGCAGCCTGCTGCTGGTGCGCCCGTTCGTGCTGGCCCTGCAGGGCGTGACGGGCGAGGCGCTGGCTTGGCCGGCGCAGCCGCTGCGGGCCGACTTTGCCGTGCCCAAGGCCGGCAAGCGGCGCGAATTCCTGCGCGTGCGCCGCAACCCGCAGGGTGGGCTGGACCTGTTTGCGCACCAGGGCTCGGGCGTGCTCACCTCGCTGGCCTGGGCCGATGGCCTGGTCGACCTGCCCGCGGGCCAGACCGTGGCGCCGGGCGATGCCGTGCGCTACATCGCGCTGAGCGATCTGGGCTGAGGCGGCGCCTCGCTGGCGGGCTTCGTCGCGTCCTGCAGCAGGAGTCATCCTGCGCAGCAGCGTGGTGCGCGTGGTTGCAGTGTGGGGCCGAGCAGGCGCTGCAGCGGTGGCCAGGCCGCGGCCTCGCGCCACGGTTGCCGGGCCGCTCGGCCGGACTTGGCCAGGCCGAGGGCGCTTGGCGGCGGGACTGCACGGTCGCCCAGATGGCGGCGGGGCGGGCCTGTTTTTGCGACCATGGGGGCTTGTTCCACCGATTGGCCCCTCGCATGTCCCCTTTGCTCGACCCCTTGCAGCTTGGCCCCGTTCGCCTGCCCAACCGCATCGTCATGGCGCCGCTCACCCGCATGCGCTGCTTCCAGGGCCGCGCGCCGGGCGAGCTGCAGGCCACCCACTATGCGCAGCGCGCCGATGCCGGCCTGATCCTCACCGAAGCTACCAGCGTCAGCCCCATGGGCGTGGGCTATCCCAACACCCCGGGCATCTGGACCGAAGAGCAGGTGATCGGCTGGAAGCGCGTGGTCGACGCCGTGCACGCCCAGGGTGGCCGCATTTGCATCCAGCTGTGGCACGTGGGCCGCATCTCCGACCCCGAGCTGCTGGAGGGCGCCTTGCCCGTCGCGCCCAGCGCGATTGCCCCGGCCGGCGACGTCAAGGTGCTGCGCCCCAAGCGGCCCTACAGCGTGCCGCGTCCGCTGGAGACGGCCGAAATCGCCGAGGTGGTGCGGGACTTTGCCCGCGCCGCGGCCAACGCCAAGGCGGCCGGTTTCGATTTCGTCGAGGTGCACGCCGCCAACGGCTACCTGTTCGACCAGTTCATGCACGACGGCAGCAACCAGCGCACCGACCAGTACGGCGGCCCGGTCGAGAACCGCGCCCGGCTGCTGATGGAGGTGCTGGACGCCATGGCCCAGGTCTGGCCGAGCGAGCGCATCGGCGTGCACCTGAACCTGATGAGCAGCAGCCACGACATGCACGACAGCAACCCCAAGGCCCTGTTCACCCACGTGGCGCAGCAGCTGCAGGCGCGCCAGATCGGCTTCCTGTTCGCCCGCGAGGCGCTGGTGGGCGAGGGCGCCGCTGCCGTGCTGCCCATGGGCCAACACGTGCGCCCGGTCTACCGCGGCACCTACATCGCCAACGAAGGCTTCACGCGCGAGACCGGTGAGCGGGTGCTGGAGCGGGGCTGGGCCGACGCCGTGGCCTATGGCCGCGACTACATGGCCAACCCCGACCTGGTGACGCGCTTCGCGCGCGGCGCGGCGCTCAACGTGCTCAACGACCGCACCGTGTATTCGGCCGACGGCACGGGCTACAACGACTACCCGGTGCTGGACGCGACAAGCGCCTGACGCGGCCGATGGCGCCTCGCACGCCGCGCCGCTGCGCCGGTCAGGCGTGAGGCGCGGGGGAGGTGCTTGGCCCGTGAGTGGCGCACGCGCTGCCCTTGGGCAGGACACGTCGGGCCTTGCGCAGTGACCGGCATCTCTTCAGGCGACCCCGGGAGCCCATGCGGGCCGTGGGCGAATCTGGGTAAATCCACTGAGAGGAGTTCAGGGGTATACGGTTGTTTCCGATGTTAGAAAAACGGAAATTCGCCCATACTCCTTTTGAGCAGCGAGGGCTGAAGGCGGTCCAAGCGTGCGAGACACGCAGGTGGCAGCGCCGCGCACACGCGCCGGCTAGAGTGTGCGGCGACTGTCGTCATCCCTGTATCGGGTGTGCTGCGGCGCACCCCCAACCTGTTCCGCCCCAGCCATGACCGTTTCCGTTTCCGAAGCGATGAACTCGCGCGCGTCGATCCGCGACTTTCTGCCCACCCCCGTGCCCGAAGACGTGCTGCGCCGTGTGCTGAGCACGGCCTCGCGGGCTCCCTCGGGGGGCAACCTGCAGCCCTGGCACATCGACATCGTGTCGGGCGAGAAGCTGGATCAGCTCAAGGCGCTGATGCAGCAGACCCTGGCCGACGTGGCGTCGGGCGCGCACAGCGAGGCGCGCGAGTACGACATCTACCCCAAGGAGCTGGCAGCGCCTTACCGCGACTACCGCTTCAAGGTCGGGGAAGACATGTACGCCCGCCTGGGCATCCCGCGCGAAGACAAGGCGGCCCGGCTGCAGTGGTTTGCCCGAAATTACCAGTTCTTTGGCGCGCCCACGGCCCTGTTCTGCACCGTCGATCGCGGCATGGGGCCACCCCAGTGGAGCGACCTGGGCATGTTCCTGCAAAGCGTGATGCTGCTGTTGCGCGAGGAAGGGCTGGACAGCTGCGCCCAGGAGTGCTGGGCGGTCTATCCGACCACGATCCGCGGTTTCCTGGGCACGCCGGACAACCGCATGCTGTTCACCGGCATGTCCATCGGCTACCGCAACCCCGATCATCCGGTGAACGCGCTGCGCACAGGCCGCGCAGCGCTCGACGGCTTCGTCCAGTTCCACGGCTGATCGGCCGCACGGTCTGGGCCAGGAGGCGGGCCCAGGCGCGACGGTGTCGAGGCCGTCCTGCACGATGGGCTGTGTTGCCATCGCCTGGCGCGCTGAAGAGGCTCCGCTTGGATGGCAGCCGTCAGCCTGAGGGCCTGACGCCGGCGCCAGGACTGGGTTGAGCGCGCGCACCCGGCGCTGACCGCCAGCCGGCGACGACGCCGTTGGCCGCATGCCGAATCGGTCGGCGGCAAGAACGCCAGCCTCGGTGAAATGATGGTCAGGCCAGCAGGCCGTGACAGGCGAACTGGAGGAGGGCATGACCGTGGAGCGTTTCAAGCAGCCGTTGCAGGCACCGACCCAAGCGTGCCTCGATGCCGCGCCCCGGGTGGCCCGGGTGGCGCCGACCCCGGCCTTGCCCGAGGCGCCGCCTCAACCCGCCTCACCACCCGTGGCGCAGGCGTTGCAGCCTCAGCCCAGAGGCCATGTGCGCACCGCCATCGGCCTGCTGCTGGCCGGCATGGCGTGCTTTGCCATCTCGGACGCACTGGCCAAGCACCTGGCGCCGCGCGTGGCGGTGCCCGAGCTGGTCTGGTTCCGCTACGTGCTGCTGGCGCTCACCATCGTGCCGCTGCTGGCCCGCAACCGCGCCTTGCTGCACTCGCCGCGCAAGCTGTTCCAGGTGGGCCGCTGCATGGGCATGCTGGGCGCCGCGCTGTTGTTCGTGGCCGCGCTGGGCGTCATGCCCCTGGCCGAGGCGACGGCCATCGCCTTTGCCTCGCCCACCTTCACCACGGCGCTGTCGGCGCTGCTGCTCAAGGAGCGCGTGGATGGCTGGCGCTGGTTCATCGTGCTGGCCGGCCTGGGCGGCGTGCTGGTGGTCATGCAGCCGGGCACGGCGGCCTTTCAGCCCGCGGGGCTGCTGGCCCTGGCGTCGGCGCTGTGCTGGGCCGTCGCGGTGATGTTCACGCGCAAGGTGGCCGAGACCGACAGCGTGCGGACCACCATGGCGTACTCGGCCCTGGTCGGCCTGCTGGCGACCAGCGTGGTGGCCTGGCCCAGCCTGCGCTGGCCGGCGCAGGCCGATTGGCTGCCGCTGCTGGGCATGGCCTGCGCCTGGTGCGGGGCCCAGTGGCTGGTGGTGACGGCTTACCAGCGCATGAACGCCTCGGTGCTGGCGCCGTTTGCCTATGCGCAGCTGCTGTTTGCCGCGCTGCTGGGCCTGGTGTGGTTCGGCTACTGGCCTTCGCTGCATGCCGTGCTGGGCATGGCCATCATCCTGGCCTGTGGGGTGGCCGCCGCCTGGCGCGCGCGTGCCTGAAGGGCCATGGCAGTATGGGTGGTTTGCCGTTTTTGGAACAACAGAAGCGACCTGATACTCTGAAGCTGATGAGCAGGGTGCGTGGCAACATCGCCCTCGTCGGGGCTGCTGCGCCCATCCTGTCCACGGCGAAGGCGGTCTGCGGCCGGAATGCGGAAGGCTTGCAACCGAGGGGCGGGTGAGCCGTCACCCAAGCCAACCACCGCCAGGATTCAACCGTGCTGGGCAGGCGTACGGGCGGCAGGTGGCAGCGCTGGCGTTCGCGTCGCCGTGAGCCATGGTCTGCTCGTCGTCTTCGGGGTAGTCGTCCATCGGCACGATTTCGAACAAATCAGCACCGCGCGCGGTGGCACTGCCGAGCCGAACGCGTTTTCCAACACCAACACCGTTGCTGGCGCAGGGGGCCGGTCCAGCCGGATTGTTCCTCGCGACTTTGGACGGGCTTGGCAGGCCCCGGACTGAGCGCGCTGTGCGTACTGTGCGCGCCTCGCGCCTCGCACCTCGCGCCTCGCACCTCGCACCTCGCACCTCGCACCTCGCACCTCGCACCTCGCACCTCGCACCTCGCACCTCGCACCTCGCACCTCGCACCTCTGGCCGAGGCGCCCAGTTCGCAGGCCCAGGGGCTGCTGCGGGCCCTTTGCGAGGCCGCAGAAGGCGCGCACAGGCGGTGCGGCTGGTCTGCCCGAGGGCGCATACCCGCGTCGCAACGGTTCCTGTCGCTGGCGGCTGCGGGCCTGCACTGTCCATCGCCGTGAGCCACCGCGCCCGGCATGTGCGACAGGAACTCGCCGAACGCCTGCAAGCGATCACCGCTTGAAATCGTCCCGATGGCGACAGACCCGGGTTTCCAAACCGGGTGAATGAGGCGATTTTCCAGAGTAAAGATGCCCTTGGACTGGTGCATACCCGAGTTTCCAAAGTGGACGAGCTCCTTAGACTGACTGCATCAACGCGATGTGAAAAGCGCGACGACAAGAAGACCGAGGGACTTGTTCTGCGTTGCCAACCAGGAGACCGCCATGCCCGCCACCGACTGCCTTGCCTGCCCGCCCCCCGCCTTGTGTCGTCGACCGGCGGTTCGCGGGCTTGACGTGAGCGGGCGGTAAGACCATGCATGCGTATTTCGTGCGGCGCGTGCTGTCGCTGCTGCCCACGCTGCTCATCGCCAGCCTGATCGTGTTCGTGTCGATCCGGCTCATTCCCGGCGATGTGATCGACCTCATGCTGAGCAACAACGACATCGCGGCCGACACCAAGAGCCGCGAGCAGATCGTGGTGGCGCTGGGCCTGGACAAGCCCATGTGGCAGCAGTACCTGGTGTGGCTCAAGGGTCTGCTGCAGGGCGACCTGGGCGAATCGCTGTGGCAGAGCGTGCCCGTGGTCGACCTGATCG
Protein-coding regions in this window:
- a CDS encoding pyridoxal phosphate-dependent aminotransferase, which produces MKQIKKSTKLAHVLYDIRGPIMDAARQMEEDGQQIIKLNIGNLAPFGFDAPEEIQQDMIRNLPNSAGYSDSKGIFAARKAVVHYTQQQGIKGVQLDDVYLGNGASDLIVMATQALLNEGDELLLPAPDYPLWTAATSLSGGTPVHYNCDEDNGWMPSLDDIRSKVTPHTRGIVVINPNNPTGALYSDELLKGIVAIAREHNLVILADEVYDKVLFDDVKHTALASLSSDVLTLTFNSLSKSYRSCGYRAGWMVVTGDKEAAADYIEGLNMLANMRLCANVPGQWAIQTALGGYQSINDLVCEGGRLRRQRDLAYELISQIPGVTCVKPQAALYMFPKLDPQIYPIDDDRQFFLDVLKATRVMLVQGSGFNYPGNHHFRIVFLPHEDMLREAIRRLADFLAKYREKAAARAGQPVAPEAKATASAKVAELPRRA
- a CDS encoding homoserine dehydrogenase, yielding MKPLKVGLLGLGTVGGGTFTVLHRNAEEIRRRAGRSIEVAMVADLDVDKAKQLVGDTGARIVPDAREVIANPEIDVVVELIGGYGIAKTLVLEAIAAGKHVVTANKALLAVHGTEIFKAAADKGVIVAFEAAVAGGIPIIKALREGLTANQIQWVAGIINGTTNFILSEMRDKGLDFDVVLKEAQRLGYAEADPTFDIEGVDAAHKVTLMSAIAFGIPVQFDKAYVEGITKLSSVDITYAEQLGYRIKLLGITKRADKGVELRVHPSLVPAKRLIANVEGAMNAVVVQADAVGATLYYGKGAGAEPTASAVIADLVDIARLHDADPQHRVPPLAFQTSTLRDAGQELPVLPMSDIVTSYYLRIRVADEAGVLAKITGLLAGAGISIDAVLQREADEVGGEGSLQTDLIILTHDTREGDMDKALAEIQGLPTVLAPITRIRKEELN
- the thrC gene encoding threonine synthase — translated: MLYLSTRGHAERKHFCDILLEGLAPDGGLYLPEHYPRFDDARLTQLRELHAREGYAALAHALLSEYIDDIPSDDLLAICRKTYTREVFGTDAIVPLKALEPGLYLEALSNGPTLAFKDMAMQLLGNLFEYELGRRQAELNILGATSGDTGSAAEYAMRGKRGIRVFMLSPHGRMSPFQQAQMFSLQDPNIHNIAVEGVFDDCQDIVKAVSNDHAFKARYKIGTVNSINWARLLAQVVYYFAGYFQATRENTERVSFTVPSGNFGNVCAGHVARQMGLPIEQLVVATNENDVLDEFFRTGVYQVRDSANTWETSSPSMDISKASNFERFVFDLLGRNGDELRGLFGEQLGRTGRFDLSGDARFADAAARYGFVSGKSTHANRLDTIRAVHGQFGVTIDTHTADGVKVAREQAKPGVPMIVLETALPIKFAATITEALGHEPDRPAQFNGIEDLPKRVVVLPADAEAVKQLIEAECR
- a CDS encoding alpha/beta fold hydrolase, which translates into the protein MRPSKLIFLPGAAGRSDYWDTVAAALQHPARRCSLGWPGFADVPARDDVQGFDDLVRLVQAEIDQPCALIAQSMGGAVALSAVLQRAPAARAQVTHLVLAVTSGGVDLSGVGAQDWRAAFLAERPRVPRWFTDLRLDVSAQLPELRQACLLIWGDSDPISPVAVGERLQAGLAQARLVVLPGAGHDLVLTHATDVARLIDEHLSFSPHELP
- the glp gene encoding gephyrin-like molybdotransferase Glp, yielding MTPWTELDVALAHLLAQAQPLTRTEVVPCEAAAGRVLAQAVVSALDVPPADNSAMDGYAVRLADWALPSAGSPLPALPVSQRVAAGEVPQPLQPGTLARIFTGATLPPGADAVQMQELAEPQADGTVRLLSLPRPGEWIRRQGEDIATGATVLPVGRRLSAFDLGLAASVGVPALQVVARPRVAVLCSGNELVAPGAVAPQALPAGQIFNSNRPVLLALLRALGCAVSDLGVAPDDLAQTQALLAEAARDHDLVLASGGMSVGEEDHMKAAVQALGELALWQIAMKPGKPFAFGRLRRGARAGQAWFIGLPGNPVSSSVCSLLLVRPFVLALQGVTGEALAWPAQPLRADFAVPKAGKRREFLRVRRNPQGGLDLFAHQGSGVLTSLAWADGLVDLPAGQTVAPGDAVRYIALSDLG
- a CDS encoding alkene reductase; the protein is MSPLLDPLQLGPVRLPNRIVMAPLTRMRCFQGRAPGELQATHYAQRADAGLILTEATSVSPMGVGYPNTPGIWTEEQVIGWKRVVDAVHAQGGRICIQLWHVGRISDPELLEGALPVAPSAIAPAGDVKVLRPKRPYSVPRPLETAEIAEVVRDFARAAANAKAAGFDFVEVHAANGYLFDQFMHDGSNQRTDQYGGPVENRARLLMEVLDAMAQVWPSERIGVHLNLMSSSHDMHDSNPKALFTHVAQQLQARQIGFLFAREALVGEGAAAVLPMGQHVRPVYRGTYIANEGFTRETGERVLERGWADAVAYGRDYMANPDLVTRFARGAALNVLNDRTVYSADGTGYNDYPVLDATSA
- a CDS encoding nitroreductase, with protein sequence MTVSVSEAMNSRASIRDFLPTPVPEDVLRRVLSTASRAPSGGNLQPWHIDIVSGEKLDQLKALMQQTLADVASGAHSEAREYDIYPKELAAPYRDYRFKVGEDMYARLGIPREDKAARLQWFARNYQFFGAPTALFCTVDRGMGPPQWSDLGMFLQSVMLLLREEGLDSCAQECWAVYPTTIRGFLGTPDNRMLFTGMSIGYRNPDHPVNALRTGRAALDGFVQFHG
- a CDS encoding DMT family transporter, with the protein product MTGELEEGMTVERFKQPLQAPTQACLDAAPRVARVAPTPALPEAPPQPASPPVAQALQPQPRGHVRTAIGLLLAGMACFAISDALAKHLAPRVAVPELVWFRYVLLALTIVPLLARNRALLHSPRKLFQVGRCMGMLGAALLFVAALGVMPLAEATAIAFASPTFTTALSALLLKERVDGWRWFIVLAGLGGVLVVMQPGTAAFQPAGLLALASALCWAVAVMFTRKVAETDSVRTTMAYSALVGLLATSVVAWPSLRWPAQADWLPLLGMACAWCGAQWLVVTAYQRMNASVLAPFAYAQLLFAALLGLVWFGYWPSLHAVLGMAIILACGVAAAWRARA